The DNA sequence GCATCCGCGTTCGAGGACACCGGCAAAGGCCTGCTGCTCAGTGGAGACGAAGCCTACAGGCATCTGCTTGACCGGCCCTCGCTTGATTACGAACTTATTGCGTACACCGCCGAAGAGACCGAGGCGGCCCGGGAGGTCTCTCGTGAGACGGGGTGCCTGATCAGTGAAGGCGGTGCAAAGCCCGCCGCCCGCACCCGTTCGGAGGATACGGGCTATCTTGACCTGATCGCGCGGCAGCCGGGTGTCATTGCCGTCTCGGTCTTCCACGAGGGGTTTGCCCTTCAGTCGCTGGGCTCCGCGGACTTCGAGCAGGTGGCTGCAGTCGCCGAAGACCTGCTCCGCGCCGGCATCCGTATCACCGCCGATATGGAGATGGGAGATCTCTCCCAGATGATCCTCGAGACACCGGCAGGCAAGCTCATCATCGCGCCCTACGGGGATCTCTCCCTCTGCATACTCGCAAAGCCGGAGGCCAACCTCGGCCTGATCCGGCTCTCGATACGGGGCATGCAGGACGGGGCCGCCTGAAAGGAGGGGGACCTCAACTCCCCGTTCTCCCG is a window from the Methanoculleus oceani genome containing:
- a CDS encoding roadblock/LC7 domain-containing protein, which encodes MLPDGVSLGRLQGPLSALASISPHFTGAVRIDEPRGTGFVLVQSGSPYASAFEDTGKGLLLSGDEAYRHLLDRPSLDYELIAYTAEETEAAREVSRETGCLISEGGAKPAARTRSEDTGYLDLIARQPGVIAVSVFHEGFALQSLGSADFEQVAAVAEDLLRAGIRITADMEMGDLSQMILETPAGKLIIAPYGDLSLCILAKPEANLGLIRLSIRGMQDGAA